In Malus sylvestris chromosome 15, drMalSylv7.2, whole genome shotgun sequence, a single genomic region encodes these proteins:
- the LOC126601927 gene encoding RNA polymerase II transcriptional coactivator KIWI — MSGRGKRKDEDDHASDGDSEGHPPPKKASKRDSSDDSSDDITVCEISKNRRVSVRNWNGKVGVDIREFYVKDGKQMPGKKGISLTMDQWNVLRNHVEEIDKAVNEA, encoded by the exons ATGTCGGGGAGAGGGAAGAGAAAAGATGAGGACGATCACGCTTCCGACGGGGACTCTGAGGGCCACCCGCCACCCAAGAAGGCCTCCAAGAGAGACTCTTCCGACGACTCCTCTGACGACATCACTGTCTGCGAG ATATCCAAGAATAGAAGGGTAAGCGTGAGGAACTGGAATGGCAAGGTTGGGGTCGACATTCGCGAGTTCTATGTCAAGGATGGCAAGCAAATGCCTGGAAAAAAAG GAATCTCACTGACGATGGATCAG TGGAATGTGCTACGGAATCACGTTGAAGAAATTGACAAGGCTGTTAACGAGGCTTGA
- the LOC126601919 gene encoding farnesylcysteine lyase: MSSWSTPTATFIFSLLPLFLLLLSDANANAVDSASTVCIIGSGIGGSSVAHFLRRYSPPHLNFTIRIFERNPVVGGRMATVNVSGHIFEAGASILHPRNLHAVNYTKLLNLAVNIPSSSDESSSSAFGIWDGHQFVFKTLSFKSELPFVDKIVSLANSLLMLFRYGYSLIRMDKFVETAVNKFCKYYESFETRPVFETVDEMLKWAGLYNLTTATLAVELADAGLSPLLIQELVTVITRINYGQSVSMSGLAGAVSLAGSGGGLWAIKGGNWQMAAGLIDRSDVELHLQEEIESISSNGEYYELNSTLRNSYTCDIAVVASPLDELSLKFNPPISIPKRELQHTHATFVRGLLNPVYFGLNSVAEIPELVGTIEIPDLPFSSISVLKQHDEKDFTYKIFSRKPMADAILDSIFSVRTETIRINWGAYPHYTAPEVFAPFILDGQHLYYVNAFENAASTMETSAVAAENVARLILSRFPSIVPLSLPSLSSEGDGGDVHVDL, translated from the exons ATGTCGTCGTGGTCAACTCCCACAGCCACCTTCATTTTCTCACTCCTccccctcttcctcctcctcctgtcAGATGCAAATGCAAATGCTGTTGACTCGGCTTCTACTGTCTGCATCATCGGCAGCGGCATCGGTGGCTCCTCAGTGGCCCACTTCCTCCGCCGTTACTCCCCTCCTCATCTCAACTTCACCATCCGGATCTTCGAGCGCAACCCCGTCGTCGGTGGTCGCATGGCCACCGTCAACGTCTCCGGCCACATCTTCGAGGCCGGCGCCTCCATTCTCCACCCCAGGAACCTGCACGCTGTGAACTACACTAAGCTTCTCAACCTCGCCGTCAATATCCCCTCCTCCTCTGATGAATCCTCCTCTTCTGCTTTTGGAATTTGGGACGGCCATCAGTTTGTGTTCAAGACTCTGAGCTTCAAATCAGAGCTTCCCTTTGTCGATAAGATTGTTTCGCTTGCCAATTCACTCCTCATGCTCTTCAGATACGGCTACTCCCTTATCAGGATGGACAAATTTGTTGAG ACTGCTGTAAACAAGTTCTGCAAGTATTATGAAAGCTTTGAGACGAGACCCGTTTTCGAGACGGTGGATGAGATGCTCAAATGGGCTGGTTTGTACAATCTCACCACCGCCACTTTGGCTGTCGAACTGGCCGATGCCGGACTGTCTCCCCTCTTGATACAAGAGCTTGTCACT GTCATCACAAGAATCAATTATGGCCAAAGTGTCAGTATGAGTGGACTTGCTGGTGCAGTTTCATTGGCAGGATCAGGCGGAGGATTGTGGGCCATTAAAGGAGGGAACTGGCAGATGGCTGCCGGACTGATTGATCGTTCTGATGTTGAATTGCACCTTCAAGAAGAGATAGAATCTATTTCGTCAAATGGAGAATATTATGAGCTTAATTCCACCCTGCGGAACAGTTATACATGTGACATAGCAGTGGTTGCTTCACCTCTAGATGAGTTGAGTCTCAAGTTTAATCCtccaatctccatccctaagaGAGAATTGCAACACACGCATGCAACTTTTGTTAGGGGCCTCTTAAATCCT GTATATTTTGGCCTGAATTCTGTGGCAGAAATCCCGGAATTGGTTGGCACTATTGAGATTCCTGATCTTCCATTCTCAAGTATATCAGTTCTGAAGCAACATGATGAGAAAGATTTCACTTACAAGATATTCTCTCGTAAACCAATGGCGGATGCAATCCTAGATAGTATCTTCAG TGTGAGGACGGAGACAATTCGAATAAATTGGGGTGCATACCCTCATTATACAGCTCCTGAAGTATTTGCACCGTTTATTTTGGATGGTCAGCATTTGTACTATGTGAACGCTTTTGAGAATGCAGCAAGTACAATGGAGACGAGCGCTGTTGCAGCTGAGAATGTTGCAAGACTCATCCTGTCAAGATTTCCTAGCATTGTACCTTTAAGTTTGCCAAGCTTGAGCTCCGAAGGCGATGGAGGGGATGTTCATGTAGATCTGTGA
- the LOC126601925 gene encoding vacuolar protein sorting-associated protein 20 homolog 2 yields the protein MGNLFVKKPKITEVDRAILSLKTQRRKLAQYQQQLEAVIEAEKQAARDLIRDKKKERALLALKKKKAQEELLKQVDTWVINVEQQLQDIELTSKQKAVFESLKAGNNAIKALQSEINLEDVQKLMDDTDEAKAYQDEINGILGEKLSAEDEEDILAELENLEAQITVQDLPTAPASVLSQENEKLDLPDVPTKVPVAPDVVTTDEVSTKTKVMEEPLVA from the exons ATGGGGAATTTGTTCGTGAAGAAGCCCAAGATCACGGAGGTTGATCGAGCTATTCTTTCTCTCAAGACCCAGAGACGCAAGCTTGCTCAGTACCAACAACAG CTCGAAGCTGTAATCGAAGCCGAAAAGCAAGCCGCAAGGGATTTGATTCGtgacaagaaaaaggaaagagctTTGTTAGcgttaaagaagaagaaggcacaGGAAGAATTGTTGAAGCAAGTTGATACCTGGGTTATTAATGTTGAGCAACAA TTGCAAGATATCGAACTGACAAGCAAGCAGAAAGCGGTATTTGAGAGTTTGAAGGCTGGTAATAATGCGATTAAAGCCTTACAAAGTGAGATCAATCTCGAGGACGTGCAAAAGCTAATGGATGATACTGATGAAGCTAAAGCATACCAAGAT gAAATTAATGGAATCTTGGGGGAGAAATTATCAGCAGAAGACGAAGAGGATATTTTAGCAGAATTAGAGAACTTGGAAGCTCAG ATCACCGTTCAAGATCTGCCTACAGCTCCTGCTTCAGTGCTTTCTCAAGAAAACGAGAAGTTGGACCTTCCTGATGTACCAACCAAAGTACCAGTTGCACCTGATGTGGTCACAACTGATGAAGTTTCCACCAAGACAAAAG TTATGGAGGAGCCGTTGGTGGCTTGA